A window of the Streptomyces sp. Ag109_O5-10 genome harbors these coding sequences:
- a CDS encoding AI-2E family transporter: MQLLPEPVRRFAAWCAVLLLAAGVGYVGIRLCSEFRTAVTPVLLALLGTALLGPLYRRLVQVGVPRSLAAGLTCVAVVAVAGGAVYIVAAALVDTGDQIVASLKQAAKSLAQHFGAAGTSVGDLAGSARNLLAKFGGTAASNVISGVSVVGEGIAMAVLALLLVFFFLRDSDRVVGTIRAVSPGASADMVEAMARRAFEGIEGFMRGTTVIAFIDAVCITVGLLVLRVPGAVGLGALVLVGAYIPYLGAFISGAVAVLVALADRGFVIALWALGVVLAVQVLEGHVLQPVIQSRTVQMHPAVVMVTITAGASVAGILGMLLAVPLTAAAFGVVHELHARYAAG, from the coding sequence GTGCAGCTGTTGCCCGAGCCCGTGCGCCGTTTCGCCGCGTGGTGTGCCGTGCTGCTGCTGGCCGCAGGGGTCGGCTACGTCGGCATCCGGCTCTGCTCCGAGTTCCGCACCGCGGTGACCCCGGTCCTGCTCGCCCTGCTCGGCACCGCCCTGCTCGGCCCGCTGTACCGGCGGCTCGTGCAGGTCGGCGTGCCCCGCTCCCTCGCCGCCGGACTCACCTGCGTCGCGGTCGTCGCCGTCGCCGGCGGTGCCGTGTACATCGTCGCCGCGGCCCTCGTCGACACCGGCGACCAGATCGTCGCCTCCCTCAAACAGGCCGCGAAGTCCCTCGCCCAGCACTTCGGCGCCGCCGGGACCTCGGTCGGCGACCTGGCCGGCAGCGCCAGAAACCTGCTCGCCAAGTTCGGCGGCACCGCCGCCTCCAACGTCATCAGCGGGGTCAGCGTGGTCGGCGAGGGCATCGCCATGGCCGTCCTGGCGCTGCTCCTCGTCTTCTTCTTCCTGCGCGACTCGGACCGGGTCGTCGGCACGATCAGGGCCGTCTCACCCGGCGCCAGCGCCGACATGGTCGAGGCCATGGCCCGCAGAGCCTTCGAGGGCATCGAGGGGTTCATGCGCGGCACCACCGTCATCGCCTTTATCGACGCCGTCTGCATCACCGTCGGCCTGCTGGTCCTGCGCGTACCGGGAGCCGTCGGGCTCGGCGCCCTCGTCCTCGTCGGCGCCTACATCCCCTACCTCGGCGCCTTCATCTCCGGCGCCGTCGCCGTCCTGGTCGCCCTCGCCGACCGCGGCTTCGTCATCGCGCTGTGGGCGCTGGGCGTCGTACTCGCCGTGCAGGTACTGGAGGGGCACGTGCTGCAGCCCGTGATCCAGAGCCGGACCGTGCAGATGCATCCGGCGGTGGTGATGGTGACGATCACGGCCGGAGCCTCCGTCGCCGGGATCCTGGGCATGCTGCTGGCCGTACCGCTCACCGCGGCCGCCTTCGGGGTCGTCCACGAACTGCACGCCCGCTACGCCGCCGGCTAG
- a CDS encoding SpoIIE family protein phosphatase, translating into MRTGEPLPAVEDVLAALATGLWHWDTATGLVTADAEAARLIGLPAEPSVLSEALVRSRFHPVDWNENTSITRLAAVEGTLGEVRLRVMDEQGRLIRTVRSRFRPVYDTEERVYRVTGTIQEVSEPSPGTAVQHPVTGDWRRSREAFLLDAGRALAEARSTEEVLRVAAGLSMPGFSPDGLVVFGIKGDRLMMIGHHGQQIDEDSPFSSMPLDTDYPAAEVARTGRAVYISSAEQYRSRYPVTWPLAERFGRQSWAFLPLTVAGRTMGAWMAGFTYQVSFTPDERSVLTTVARMLAQALSRAGIADSERELTDGLQRSMLPTLGPEIPGMDTAARYIPTGGGLQVGGDWYDMIPLPSGRHALVIGDVQGHDVRAAGLMGQLRIALRAYASEGHRPDAVLSRASRFLHGITYAEDDADLRFATCLYVEADPVTGVLEIARAGHLDPAIRMADGTVLRRPTAGGLPLGIDPDADYPTTRFALEPGETMMICTDGLIETGGHDMESGWQRIRAIMEEHGDGDLEKLADSLVQAVHGPSSHHTTGPLADRREDDIAVLLLSRAGTGRGDDPLALRPRVRRTLLSVAQDEPERVAEARQHVRELLHDWDSPDQIDSAVLLVSEMLTNVLVHTDADALLLAEVSGQAPERRLRVEVTDAGDDLPHKRRPGELASSGRGLVLTEILADAWGVDPRGQGKSIWFELYEGGTS; encoded by the coding sequence ATGCGAACTGGCGAGCCCCTGCCCGCCGTGGAGGACGTCCTCGCCGCCCTCGCGACCGGGCTGTGGCACTGGGACACCGCCACCGGGCTGGTCACCGCGGACGCGGAGGCGGCCCGGTTGATCGGGCTGCCTGCCGAACCGTCCGTCCTGTCGGAGGCCCTGGTCCGGTCGCGTTTCCACCCCGTCGACTGGAACGAGAACACCAGCATCACCCGGCTGGCCGCGGTCGAGGGCACCCTCGGGGAGGTCCGGCTGCGGGTCATGGACGAGCAGGGCCGGCTGATCCGGACCGTACGCAGCCGTTTCCGACCGGTGTACGACACCGAGGAGCGCGTGTACCGGGTGACCGGCACCATTCAGGAGGTCTCCGAACCGTCCCCCGGCACCGCCGTGCAGCATCCGGTCACCGGCGACTGGCGGCGCTCCCGGGAGGCGTTCCTGCTGGACGCGGGCCGGGCGCTGGCCGAGGCACGGTCCACGGAGGAGGTGCTGCGGGTCGCCGCGGGCCTGTCGATGCCCGGGTTCTCCCCGGACGGGCTGGTCGTCTTCGGGATCAAGGGCGACCGGCTGATGATGATCGGCCACCACGGCCAGCAGATCGACGAGGACAGCCCCTTCAGCAGCATGCCGCTGGACACCGACTACCCGGCGGCGGAGGTGGCCCGGACCGGCCGGGCCGTCTACATCTCCTCCGCCGAGCAGTACAGGTCCCGCTACCCGGTGACCTGGCCGCTGGCCGAGCGCTTCGGCCGGCAGTCCTGGGCCTTCCTGCCGCTGACGGTGGCCGGGCGGACCATGGGCGCCTGGATGGCGGGCTTCACCTATCAGGTGTCCTTCACCCCCGACGAGCGGTCCGTGCTCACCACGGTGGCCCGGATGCTGGCGCAGGCCCTGTCCCGGGCCGGCATCGCCGACTCCGAGCGGGAGCTGACGGACGGCCTGCAGCGCTCCATGCTGCCGACGCTGGGCCCCGAGATACCCGGCATGGACACGGCCGCCCGCTACATACCGACCGGCGGCGGGCTCCAGGTAGGCGGCGACTGGTACGACATGATCCCGCTGCCGTCCGGCCGGCACGCCCTGGTCATCGGCGACGTCCAGGGCCACGACGTACGGGCCGCGGGCCTGATGGGCCAGCTGCGGATCGCGCTGCGCGCCTACGCCTCCGAGGGCCACCGCCCGGACGCGGTGCTCTCCCGGGCCTCCCGTTTTCTGCACGGGATCACGTACGCCGAGGACGACGCCGACCTGCGCTTCGCGACCTGCCTGTACGTCGAGGCGGATCCGGTGACCGGGGTGCTGGAGATCGCCCGTGCGGGCCATCTCGACCCGGCGATCCGGATGGCCGACGGCACGGTGCTGCGGCGACCGACGGCGGGCGGGCTGCCGCTCGGCATCGACCCGGACGCCGACTATCCGACGACACGGTTCGCCCTCGAACCCGGCGAGACCATGATGATCTGCACCGACGGGCTGATCGAGACCGGCGGCCACGACATGGAGAGCGGCTGGCAGCGGATCCGGGCGATCATGGAGGAGCACGGCGACGGCGACCTGGAGAAACTGGCCGACAGTCTGGTCCAGGCCGTGCACGGGCCCTCCTCGCACCACACCACCGGGCCGCTGGCCGACCGCCGCGAGGACGACATAGCGGTCCTGCTGCTGTCCCGGGCGGGCACCGGCCGCGGCGACGACCCGCTGGCCCTACGGCCGCGGGTCCGCCGCACCCTGCTGTCGGTGGCCCAGGACGAGCCCGAGCGGGTCGCCGAGGCCCGCCAGCACGTGCGCGAGCTGCTGCACGACTGGGACTCGCCCGACCAGATCGACTCCGCGGTGCTCCTGGTCTCCGAGATGCTCACGAACGTCCTCGTCCACACCGACGCGGACGCGCTGCTGCTCGCCGAGGTGTCCGGCCAGGCCCCCGAACGGCGACTGCGGGTCGAGGTCACGGACGCCGGCGACGACCTCCCGCACAAGCGGCGCCCCGGCGAACTGGCCTCCTCCGGCCGTGGCCTGGTCCTGACAGAGATCCTGGCGGACGCCTGGGGCGTCGACCCGCGCGGGCAGGGCAAGAGCATCTGGTTCGAGCTGTACGAGGGCGGCACGTCGTAG
- a CDS encoding YncE family protein, with protein sequence MRSTSAATALAVVFSSAALSVVAAGTASAAGTTVTNIGGFVVDGPLQRVFVGDAANGRILASDYNGTLVDSNAGLGSVSDLVLSDDGSTLYAALPNTHQILALDPATLDVRTTYSIPTDTGPRHLAFTGGKAWFSYGDQWDGDIGSIDPSVDPAGGTDPVAMTQFPTEGTSVGLWGPALLDTDPNRPGVLAVGQTGGDSTDSMAILDVSDGAPKATAWYFGDYTLNSGIGDIDLVPGADQVLVNGTDRDAWVDGTFSKAGSYPGAWGADIAPNGLVAQFNAGKVAVYRPDATKPLRTYSAGTTDYAAGNLRWAPDSSRIFALVPNGTSFTLKVLTQPTLNVPTLTVNAPSSAPRAKKLTVTGKLSATVPLPAGVKLSVTRTDIESPSGKALAAVTVKADGTYSFADTPPAGGTVTYKVTYAGDAGHTGATASDKVAVSRAGTSLSLNNNGKLYNYGADVKFTAHLGTTYKNRSVKIYADPFGGDKGKKLIKSGKVDSHGNLTALVDMTRDTAVSAVFDGDARYAPKTVKSTAYARVKISTSLSRYYKTAKIGSTSYRWFHKNTSPVFNTTMTYYPGREHRVDLEVYYQGKWYQTDSEYFRLGTNGKTAVQLDAPGESGIRARMRSVYVNGSSGDTVNSTTYGAWNYLYFSN encoded by the coding sequence ATGCGCAGCACTTCGGCCGCGACGGCGCTCGCGGTCGTCTTCAGCTCGGCGGCGCTGAGCGTCGTGGCGGCGGGGACCGCCTCGGCGGCCGGCACCACCGTCACCAACATCGGCGGGTTCGTCGTGGACGGCCCGCTCCAGCGGGTGTTCGTCGGCGACGCGGCCAACGGCCGGATCCTCGCCTCCGACTACAACGGCACCCTCGTCGACTCGAACGCCGGCCTGGGCAGCGTCAGCGACCTGGTCCTGTCGGACGACGGCAGCACCCTGTACGCGGCCCTGCCCAACACCCACCAGATCCTCGCCCTCGACCCGGCCACGCTGGACGTCAGGACGACGTACAGCATCCCGACCGACACCGGCCCCCGCCACCTGGCCTTCACCGGCGGCAAGGCGTGGTTCTCGTACGGCGACCAGTGGGACGGCGACATCGGCTCCATCGACCCGTCGGTGGACCCGGCGGGCGGGACCGACCCGGTGGCGATGACGCAGTTCCCGACCGAGGGCACCTCCGTCGGCCTCTGGGGCCCGGCACTGCTGGACACCGACCCGAACCGGCCGGGCGTCCTGGCCGTCGGTCAGACCGGCGGCGACTCCACCGACTCCATGGCCATCCTCGACGTGTCGGACGGCGCCCCCAAGGCCACCGCCTGGTACTTCGGCGACTACACCCTGAACAGCGGCATCGGGGACATCGACCTCGTCCCCGGCGCCGACCAGGTGCTCGTCAACGGCACCGACCGGGACGCGTGGGTGGACGGCACGTTCAGCAAGGCCGGCTCGTACCCCGGAGCGTGGGGCGCCGACATCGCGCCGAACGGACTGGTCGCCCAGTTCAACGCCGGCAAGGTCGCGGTCTACCGGCCCGACGCCACCAAGCCACTGCGCACCTACTCCGCCGGCACCACCGACTACGCCGCCGGAAACCTGCGCTGGGCGCCGGACTCCTCGCGGATCTTCGCGCTGGTGCCGAACGGCACCAGCTTCACGCTCAAGGTCCTGACCCAGCCGACGCTCAACGTGCCGACGCTCACGGTCAACGCCCCGAGCTCGGCGCCCCGCGCCAAGAAGCTCACCGTCACCGGGAAGCTCTCGGCGACGGTCCCGCTGCCCGCCGGCGTCAAGCTCTCCGTGACCCGTACCGACATCGAGAGCCCCAGCGGGAAGGCGCTCGCCGCCGTCACCGTCAAGGCGGACGGCACGTACTCCTTCGCCGACACCCCGCCGGCCGGTGGCACGGTCACCTACAAGGTGACCTACGCGGGCGACGCCGGTCACACCGGGGCCACCGCCTCGGACAAGGTCGCGGTCTCGCGCGCGGGCACGAGCCTGAGCCTGAACAACAACGGCAAGCTGTACAACTACGGCGCCGACGTGAAGTTCACCGCGCACCTGGGGACGACGTACAAGAACCGCTCGGTCAAGATCTACGCGGACCCCTTCGGCGGTGACAAGGGCAAGAAGCTGATCAAGAGCGGCAAGGTGGACTCCCACGGGAACCTCACCGCCTTGGTGGACATGACCCGGGACACGGCCGTCTCCGCGGTCTTCGACGGCGACGCCCGCTACGCGCCCAAGACCGTGAAGTCCACGGCGTACGCGCGGGTCAAGATCTCCACCTCGCTCTCCAGGTACTACAAGACGGCGAAGATCGGTTCGACGTCGTACCGCTGGTTCCACAAGAACACCAGCCCGGTGTTCAACACGACCATGACCTACTACCCGGGCCGTGAGCACCGCGTGGACCTGGAGGTCTACTACCAGGGGAAGTGGTACCAGACGGACTCCGAGTACTTCAGGCTCGGCACGAACGGCAAGACGGCCGTGCAGCTCGACGCCCCCGGCGAGTCCGGCATCCGGGCGCGGATGCGGTCGGTGTACGTCAACGGGTCGTCCGGCGACACCGTGAACTCCACGACCTACGGTGCGTGGAACTACCTCTACTTCAGCAACTGA
- a CDS encoding SseB family protein, whose product MYGYGQPMDGGAAQQQYAQPQQQMPGGLGGYGQQAPLYPEPSPPSLADAVRAFTTGQVTAEDFQQVFATSKVYCPRGDNPGFLALHNTQQPVIPMFTSLKELRRYAGKESKYFVITGAEVIDLLPTGYGFVLDMEGEHRMVFDAKAVEQMVEFAMRRMYG is encoded by the coding sequence ATGTATGGATACGGCCAGCCCATGGACGGTGGGGCCGCGCAGCAGCAGTACGCCCAGCCGCAGCAGCAGATGCCGGGCGGACTCGGCGGCTACGGCCAGCAGGCGCCGCTCTATCCGGAGCCGTCCCCGCCGTCCCTCGCGGACGCGGTCCGTGCCTTCACCACCGGTCAGGTGACCGCGGAGGACTTCCAGCAGGTCTTCGCCACGTCCAAGGTGTACTGCCCGCGCGGCGACAACCCCGGGTTCCTGGCCCTGCACAACACCCAGCAGCCGGTGATCCCGATGTTCACCTCGCTGAAGGAACTGCGCCGGTACGCGGGCAAGGAGTCCAAGTACTTCGTGATCACCGGCGCGGAGGTGATCGACCTCCTTCCGACCGGCTACGGCTTCGTCCTGGACATGGAGGGCGAGCACCGGATGGTCTTCGACGCCAAGGCGGTCGAGCAGATGGTGGAGTTCGCGATGCGGCGGATGTACGGCTGA
- a CDS encoding pirin family protein, whose product MPAVTVENPLTLPRVAAPADAVARPVLAVTTAPSGFEGEGFPVRRAFAGINYRHLDPFIMMDQMGEVEYAPGEPKGTPWHPHRGFETVTYIIDGIFDHQDSQGGGGTITNGDTQWMTAGSGLLHIEAPPESLVVSGGLFHGLQLWVNLPAKDKMMAPRYQDIRGGQVQLLTTPDGGALLRVIAGELDGHAGPGITHTPITMIHATVAPGAEVTLPWREDFNGLAYVLAGKGSVGAERRPIHLGQTAVFGAGSSLTVRADAKQDSHTPDLEVVLLGGEPIREPMAHYGPFVMNTKDELMQAFEDFQKGRLGTIPAVHGMTETGPQA is encoded by the coding sequence ATGCCTGCAGTGACTGTCGAGAACCCGCTCACCCTGCCTCGGGTGGCCGCACCGGCCGACGCCGTGGCCCGTCCCGTGCTCGCCGTCACGACCGCGCCGAGCGGTTTCGAGGGCGAGGGTTTCCCGGTGCGCCGGGCGTTCGCGGGGATCAACTACCGCCACCTCGACCCGTTCATCATGATGGACCAGATGGGTGAGGTGGAGTACGCGCCGGGCGAGCCCAAGGGCACCCCCTGGCACCCGCACCGCGGTTTCGAGACCGTCACCTACATCATCGACGGCATCTTCGACCACCAGGACAGCCAAGGTGGCGGCGGCACCATCACCAACGGCGACACCCAGTGGATGACGGCCGGCTCCGGCCTCCTCCACATCGAGGCCCCGCCGGAGTCCCTCGTCGTGTCCGGCGGGCTCTTCCACGGCCTCCAGCTGTGGGTGAACCTCCCCGCCAAGGACAAGATGATGGCGCCGAGGTACCAGGACATCCGCGGCGGCCAGGTGCAGCTGCTGACCACCCCCGACGGCGGTGCGCTGCTGCGCGTCATCGCGGGCGAGCTGGACGGCCACGCCGGTCCCGGCATCACCCACACCCCGATCACGATGATCCACGCGACCGTCGCCCCGGGCGCCGAGGTCACGCTGCCCTGGCGCGAGGACTTCAACGGCCTCGCGTACGTGCTGGCCGGCAAGGGCTCGGTGGGCGCCGAGCGCCGCCCGATCCACCTCGGCCAGACCGCCGTCTTCGGCGCGGGCTCCTCCCTGACCGTCCGCGCGGACGCGAAGCAGGACTCGCACACGCCGGACCTGGAGGTCGTGCTGCTCGGCGGCGAGCCGATCCGCGAGCCGATGGCCCACTACGGCCCGTTCGTCATGAACACCAAGGACGAGCTCATGCAGGCCTTCGAGGACTTCCAGAAGGGCCGCCTGGGCACGATCCCGGCGGTACACGGGATGACCGAGACGGGCCCGCAAGCGTAA
- a CDS encoding caspase family protein: MRGGPLNRAVIVGIDSYPGAPLFGCVNDAKDVADCLSLEQYDFDSKLLLNGQATRSSILRNLHELAYGEEEGGTLVFYFAGHGQVLGQAGHLVTHDAERFDPGISLSQLAQIMESASRNFDHVVTILDCCHSGSAYSWSNSRPLQAGDIEREVPTVNESRCILAACRPEESAEERRGHGVFTDALTSALLGDAVNWNGEVTLLGVFEHISASLSTELQTPVFKGDIAGTVVLGSGFDRREGPPIDKSELAQNLAKAHHLVDQYHYLQLTELSERNVRLQQGARKCSIKLEPVVHWFEETEKALPDLKRHADWTNLVARVREFRKNLADISVGELTRFGRVVRHLGHGGYGHVWELEDDGGARYAMKIFHGNELDDEVKVRRFANGYNNMRKLEHPYIVRVHEMLAAPYGFLMDSIAGDNLRKAYIDRNDPESVLQLMIDICETVQHAHSQQVRHRDIKPENIIAAYSDRGRLVPYLTDFDLAYHETNRTVTTNIGVGGVINYAAPEQLFEPNARTARSETVDVFSLAQLMFFVITGRDPSGENFAKNLEILTHDLGSWVDDRAAKTLIELYRSSTSKQPSERPQTVVDFVSELRHAESVIQVASGTDKIMEEDFCRRVGQLYAGLNNYSATEGECRMNSRSGQVEIVVRFKNVSSKGEASLELECSVTDKLPVPSLKSGRSARESINIRLDKIVARLPGVRRHAGNKGAYQVYLSVDDVTLDVAGVAWVADVIAKAVAGIEQW, translated from the coding sequence ATGCGTGGGGGGCCTTTGAACAGGGCAGTGATCGTAGGCATTGACAGTTACCCGGGCGCGCCGTTATTCGGGTGCGTGAACGACGCCAAGGACGTGGCAGATTGCCTGTCTCTTGAACAGTACGACTTCGACAGCAAGTTGTTGTTGAACGGTCAGGCCACCCGCAGCAGCATCCTGCGGAACCTGCACGAACTGGCCTACGGGGAAGAGGAAGGCGGCACGCTCGTCTTCTACTTCGCCGGCCACGGGCAGGTGCTGGGCCAGGCGGGACATCTGGTCACTCACGACGCCGAGAGGTTCGATCCCGGCATATCGCTGAGCCAACTGGCACAGATCATGGAATCGGCCAGCCGTAACTTCGACCACGTGGTCACCATTCTCGACTGCTGCCACTCGGGCTCCGCCTACAGCTGGTCGAACAGCAGGCCGCTCCAGGCGGGGGACATCGAGCGCGAGGTCCCCACGGTGAACGAGAGCCGCTGCATCCTTGCCGCCTGCCGCCCCGAGGAGTCGGCGGAGGAGCGGCGCGGGCACGGTGTCTTCACCGACGCCCTGACGAGCGCGCTGCTCGGCGACGCCGTGAACTGGAACGGCGAGGTCACGTTGCTCGGTGTCTTCGAGCACATCAGCGCCAGTCTCTCGACGGAGTTGCAGACCCCCGTCTTCAAGGGCGACATCGCCGGCACAGTGGTACTCGGCTCGGGCTTCGACAGGCGCGAAGGGCCGCCCATCGACAAGAGCGAGCTGGCCCAGAACCTCGCCAAGGCGCACCACCTTGTCGACCAGTACCACTACCTCCAGCTCACCGAGCTGTCCGAGCGCAACGTCCGGCTGCAGCAGGGCGCCAGGAAGTGCTCCATCAAGCTGGAGCCGGTCGTGCACTGGTTCGAGGAGACCGAGAAGGCGCTCCCGGACCTAAAGCGGCACGCTGACTGGACGAACCTGGTCGCCCGGGTGCGGGAGTTCCGGAAGAACCTCGCCGACATCAGCGTCGGTGAGCTGACTCGCTTCGGCCGGGTCGTCCGTCACCTCGGGCACGGTGGGTACGGCCACGTATGGGAGCTGGAGGACGACGGCGGAGCGCGCTATGCCATGAAGATCTTTCACGGCAATGAGCTGGACGACGAGGTCAAGGTCCGTCGCTTCGCGAACGGCTACAACAACATGCGGAAGCTGGAGCATCCGTACATCGTGCGCGTCCATGAAATGCTGGCCGCTCCTTACGGGTTCCTCATGGATTCCATCGCCGGGGACAATCTGAGAAAGGCGTACATCGACCGCAACGATCCGGAATCCGTCCTCCAGTTGATGATCGACATCTGTGAGACCGTGCAGCATGCACATTCACAACAGGTCAGGCACCGGGACATAAAACCCGAGAACATCATCGCCGCCTACAGCGACCGGGGCCGGCTCGTCCCTTACCTGACCGACTTCGATCTCGCCTACCACGAGACGAACCGGACGGTCACGACGAACATCGGCGTCGGCGGCGTGATCAACTATGCCGCTCCTGAGCAGTTGTTCGAGCCCAACGCAAGGACGGCCCGGAGCGAGACGGTGGACGTCTTCAGTCTCGCTCAGCTGATGTTCTTCGTCATCACGGGACGGGACCCCAGCGGTGAGAACTTCGCCAAGAATCTGGAGATCCTGACGCACGACCTCGGCAGTTGGGTGGACGACCGGGCCGCCAAGACCCTCATCGAGCTGTACCGGTCCTCCACCTCGAAGCAGCCGAGCGAGCGGCCGCAGACCGTGGTGGACTTCGTGAGCGAGCTGCGCCACGCGGAGTCCGTCATCCAGGTCGCCAGCGGCACCGACAAGATCATGGAGGAGGATTTCTGCCGCCGGGTCGGCCAGCTGTACGCGGGGCTCAACAACTACTCCGCCACCGAGGGCGAGTGCCGGATGAACAGCCGGTCGGGCCAGGTGGAGATCGTGGTGCGATTCAAAAACGTCAGCAGCAAGGGAGAGGCGTCCCTGGAGCTGGAGTGCTCCGTCACCGACAAGCTCCCGGTGCCGTCGCTGAAGTCCGGACGCTCCGCCCGCGAGTCCATCAACATCCGTCTGGACAAGATCGTCGCAAGGCTTCCCGGAGTTCGGCGACACGCCGGCAACAAGGGCGCCTACCAGGTGTACCTCTCCGTCGACGACGTCACGCTGGACGTGGCCGGCGTGGCCTGGGTGGCGGACGTCATCGCGAAGGCGGTCGCCGGTATCGAGCAGTGGTGA
- the aspS gene encoding aspartate--tRNA ligase produces the protein MHRYRSHTCGQLRASDVGTDVRLSGWLHNRRDLGGILFIDLRDHYGITQLVARPGTAAYEALDKLSKESTVRVDGRVVSRGTENINADLPTGEVEVEVGEVELLGAAAPLPFTINTEDGVNEERRLEYRFLDLRRERMHRNIMLRTAVISAIRHKMVALGFNEMATPILTATSPEGARDFVVPSRLHPGKFYALPQAPQQFKQLLMISGFDRYFQIAPCFRDEDARADRSPGEFYQLDVEMSFVEQEDVFRPIERLMTELFEEFGNGRHVTSPFPRIPFREAMLKYGSDKPDLRAQLELVDITDIFEGSEFKAFAGKHVRALPVPAVQDQPRKFFDQLGDYAVSQGAKGLAWVRVGEDGSLTGPIAKFLTEDNVAELTKRLQLAAGHAVFFGAGEFDEVSKIMGAVRVEAAKRSGHFEENVFRFCWIVDFPMFEKDEETGKIDFSHNPFSMPQGGMEALETQDPLDILAWQYDIVCNGVELSSGAIRNHEPDIMLKAFGIAGYDEETVEREFAGMLRAFRFGAPPHGGIAPGVDRIVMLLADEPNIRETIAFPLNGNAQDLMMGAPTELEESRLRELHLSIRKPQPK, from the coding sequence ATGCATCGGTACAGGTCCCACACCTGCGGCCAGCTCCGCGCCTCTGACGTCGGCACCGACGTCCGGCTGAGTGGCTGGCTGCACAATCGGCGCGACCTGGGCGGCATCCTCTTCATCGATCTGCGCGACCACTACGGCATCACGCAGCTCGTCGCCCGCCCGGGCACCGCCGCTTACGAGGCCCTGGACAAGCTCTCCAAGGAGTCCACGGTCCGCGTCGACGGCCGCGTTGTTTCACGTGGAACCGAGAACATCAACGCCGACCTGCCCACCGGTGAGGTCGAGGTCGAGGTCGGCGAGGTCGAGCTGCTCGGCGCGGCCGCCCCGCTGCCCTTCACGATCAACACCGAGGACGGGGTCAACGAGGAGCGGCGCCTGGAGTACCGCTTCCTGGACCTGCGCCGCGAGCGCATGCACCGCAACATCATGCTGCGCACGGCCGTGATCTCCGCCATCCGCCACAAGATGGTCGCCCTCGGCTTCAACGAGATGGCCACCCCGATCCTCACCGCGACCTCCCCCGAGGGCGCCCGTGACTTCGTGGTCCCCTCCCGCCTGCACCCGGGCAAGTTCTACGCGCTGCCGCAGGCCCCGCAGCAGTTCAAGCAGCTGCTGATGATCTCCGGCTTCGACCGCTACTTCCAGATCGCGCCCTGCTTCCGCGACGAGGACGCCCGCGCCGACCGCTCGCCCGGCGAGTTCTACCAGCTCGACGTCGAGATGAGCTTCGTCGAGCAGGAGGACGTCTTCCGGCCCATCGAGCGGCTCATGACCGAGCTCTTCGAGGAGTTCGGCAACGGCCGCCACGTCACCTCGCCCTTCCCGCGGATCCCGTTCCGCGAGGCGATGCTGAAGTACGGCTCCGACAAGCCGGACCTCCGCGCCCAGCTGGAGCTCGTCGACATCACCGACATCTTCGAGGGCTCGGAGTTCAAGGCCTTCGCCGGCAAGCACGTGCGCGCGCTGCCGGTCCCGGCGGTCCAGGACCAGCCCCGCAAGTTCTTCGACCAGCTCGGCGACTACGCGGTCTCGCAGGGCGCCAAGGGCCTGGCCTGGGTCCGCGTCGGCGAGGACGGCTCGCTGACCGGCCCGATCGCCAAGTTCCTCACCGAGGACAACGTCGCCGAGCTCACCAAGCGTCTCCAGCTGGCCGCCGGGCACGCCGTCTTCTTCGGCGCGGGCGAGTTCGACGAGGTCTCCAAGATCATGGGCGCGGTCCGGGTCGAGGCGGCCAAGCGCTCCGGGCACTTCGAGGAGAACGTCTTCCGGTTCTGCTGGATCGTCGACTTCCCGATGTTCGAGAAGGACGAGGAGACCGGGAAGATCGACTTCTCGCACAACCCGTTCTCCATGCCCCAGGGCGGCATGGAGGCCCTGGAGACCCAGGACCCGCTGGACATCCTCGCCTGGCAGTACGACATCGTCTGCAACGGCGTCGAGCTGTCCTCCGGTGCCATCCGGAACCACGAGCCCGACATCATGCTCAAGGCCTTCGGCATCGCGGGCTACGACGAGGAGACCGTCGAGCGCGAGTTCGCCGGCATGCTCCGCGCGTTCCGCTTCGGCGCCCCCCCGCACGGCGGCATCGCCCCGGGCGTCGACCGCATCGTGATGCTCCTCGCCGACGAGCCCAACATCCGCGAGACCATCGCCTTCCCGCTCAACGGCAACGCCCAGGACCTGATGATGGGCGCCCCGACCGAGCTGGAGGAGAGCCGCCTGCGCGAGCTGCACCTCTCCATCCGGAAGCCGCAGCCGAAGTAA